The DNA region GAGTGGTgagattttcttcctttctcaccTTCCTGCTCCTACCTTGCTCTGCTCTCAGAAAGCTTTTTCTGCTTAGGAAAATGCCAGCAACGGGGGAAGTTTGTCATCCTGTTGGATGGTTCTGCTGGAAGGAAAGTTGGTCTGGTATCCAGGTGGGACCACATGGACTGACCCTGGGGGCCCTGCCCAccacaaacacacagacatggtGCTCACAGCCTTCAAGGACCCCTCAGCATCACCAGCCCCCCAACCCCCATGTGGCCACAGGGTCCTCCTCTCCTGCAGGGTCCTCAGGAGCTTTGTCAACTGTTGGtaggaggaggagaaggtgaCCAAAGCATTCCTGGTTCCTCCTCCACTATGGGCACAGCTTGGTGGTGTTGGGCTGGTGGGCGAATGGGTTGGTGGGCAAATGGGTCACCTCACCAGTTTTCCCTCTGTCCTGAACCCAGGGTGAGTGGTGTTGGGAGGGATGGATCATTCTGGCCATGTTATTGCAACagctggaagtgtccaaggccaggttagatgggacttggagcaccctgggataggggaaggtgtctctacccatggcagggggtagaactggatgaactttaaggtcccttccaacccagcccTTGTgcttttatgattctgtgatctctcACACCAGTAAATCACTCTTCCCCTTGGAGAACTTCAACCACGACATTCCCTGTCCATCTTGAAGGCCACATTGCTTTGGATTGGCCCCGGGCCACCAGCTTGGCTGCCTTTGTTATGTCGAAGTGGAAGGGAAGAATTTGTGAAGCTTTAGTTTCAACTTTCCCCTTTGTATGAGAGCTGCTGGTGGAATGTTCTCCTTGGTcaacagctctgctccagcaaagcagcaccagccccaccCTGAACTCTTCCCCTACACCAGAGCATCCCTAGGACCACCAGGAAGGTCCTGTCAGCTCTGTAGGTGCCTTGGGCTGGGGtggcagctggggctggtgctgccccccagccccctggagcagggtgtgtgccctgggggggtcctggctcctcagctgctccttcaaTCCCttcaggaggggctgtggggggagcagggtgggatggaCAGGTCTGGGAAATCAGAAGTCATGTGCATTTTCCCTCACCCAAAGCAGAGTGCTTTAACgccttttgggttttttttaaatctagaaATATGGTTTCTGAAGCATTTTGTGTTTCTGTCAAGACATCTCTTGCATGTCATCTGTCAGGTTGCTAATGTCAAGACACCCCTGTCACCAGCCAGGTCCCCCCATGCACCCAGCTCCAAAAACAGCCCCTTCAGCTGGTGCTCCCAGGAGCTGGTTGGGCTCACAGCACCCTAAAACACAATCAAGTCTTAACCCGATCCCTGTCAAAGTTCTGGCAGCTCCCGAGCTTCTTCCAGCCCCATCCTCAGCTGGATTCTCTCCACAGCTTCTTTTAGGACGTGCTTGATAAGACTGTGCCTCATGTGGGGGCTTGTCTGTGTTTCCATATCTTGCCCAGTTTATCATCTGCAGAGGGTGGGAGGTGTGGCCAGGTTGGGAATTAACCATCCCATCCAAACCCTCTGGAAATCAGAAGCAgaatttccccccctttttttccactGTGGCTTTAAACCAAGAGGTACCAATGCTTCTCCAGCGTTGGAGAAGCTGTGGGAGGGAAGATGCTGAGTCCTGCCTGGTTTCTACTGGAAGAGTGGCCACCTCTGCCCATCACATCCAGCAAAGTCCAGGAGAAACTTCAACACCACAGATTGCCCAAAATAAATCCTTCTTTCTCTGGAGTTGATCCAAGGACTTGGATCtagggcaggtttggggtttggctTCACCTGAGCTTCATTTCTCTCCCAACTTGTGCTTTTCTGCCATCGCTTCCCTCCATCCTCACCCCAGCCCAGGTGAATGGAGATCACTGGGGATAAAACAGGGAAAACTGTGCCCCCCTCTGCGGGGGTGTTTTGGTGTGGGTGATGCTGGGATGGGAGGAGGCACCGAGGAGGTTTTCTGCTGCCCCCAGATTTTGCCGAGGTTTCCTTCCAGCGCTGGAGCTGGCCCAGCCCTCCCGGCTTCCCGGGGCTTCGCTGGGAAGCGCTGGGAAGACAAAACCCCGCTCTGGAAGTGAGGCTATTGTTCTTACTAATTTTAACTGGATGTTCTTCCCCAAGCCTATTTTTATTCATTGCTTGTGGTAAGCTCTTTCTCTAAGGTAGAGCAATTTGCcacaggactttttttttttttttttttttttttttggtgtgtttacCAATTTTAATAGAGAGATATCTCCTTTTTACAAacccagagctggaggagcttTTAAGCGCCCGTTGCTGAGCCTCCTGCCCTGGGTTTGCTTTGATCTCTGCAGGTGAGTGTGCATTTTTGGGGCCAGAGATTGATCCTGCCTATTTGCATGTAAATCCCCGGGTTATTAAGATCCGAATCTGGCCCTTTAAATTTAATACTTCGCTTTATGCTTTTATTTCCGTGTTTCTTAAAGTAATTTCCAAAAATAACAAACTTCAAACATGACGGGGCCATCTAACATTTTACTGCCTTGGCTGGAGTAGAAGGAACATTTCTGGAAGTATATTATCCAATTTAACGAGCCTTTCCCATCTTGGCGTGGCTCCCACCCCTCACCCCCTCTCGGAGCTGGTTTGGACGGCTCTTTGGATCCGTGCCACCTAATCCTATTAGAGGGACTTTCGTTACACTGTGCCTTGTGTTTATAACCAAGAAATTCAGCTGGAGAGGGGGgtcctctcccttcccctctcccgTCTGTTTGCCTGGAGTTGAGATGAGAGCCCAGCCAGTCCCATGAGGTTCCTGCTTAGCCcttgcttttcattttattgctcCACTCTGCATTTATTAAGGAAGATTTTGAAGTAAATTGGGTGCTTGTGAATTTACAATTAATTTGGAAGGGTCAGCTCttcccagcctggggagggctTCTTTGTGTGGTCGTTTTGTGAAAGGCAGAGGTTGGAGAGGCTGTTCTATAGCTGGGATTTGCTTTTAATAGGGACCTGGCTATTTTTTGAAGATCTCACGGCTCTGGAAGGATCATGAGGGTGTTTTTATGCCAGACTGTGATGAAAAGGTTTGCAGAGCCCTGGCTtggatacaaaaaaaaaaaaacaaaaaccaaccaaaccaaacaaacctaaaaaagagattaaaaaaaaggtaaaaggaCCACATGTCCTGGGGCTGTGCTTGGCAAACCAGAGCCAGCACCTGAAGCTTGGAGATGCTCCAGGAGGTTGCCTCACTTTGGTGTCAGGTAGGGCTGGGGGCCccttgtccctctgtccctcctgctctgccccacaCACCACCCAGGGGACCTCTTGCTTCTCCTCAGAGCTGTTAGAACTGAAATTCTTGTTCTTACCACATTGCTTTTCTTGAAATCCTGCATTTCCTCCCCAAAATAGTCACATAAACCATTAAAAGGAGAAGGtggagggcagggagaagaCGGTGGGCAAAAGGAAATGGCCTTGagttgtgccaggagaggtttaggtttGATagtaggaaaaatttcttcactaaaAGGCTGGtcaagccctggcacaggctgctcagggcagtgaTGGAATCATTGTCCCTGGAGGGAATTAAAaaccatgtggatgtggcacttgggaacATGGGTTAGtgctgggcttggcagtgctgggggaatggttgAACTTGAGGAtcttaaaaagcttttttaaccttaatgattctatgatggactgaaaaaaaaaaacacaaaaaaaccaaaaacctgtGAATAATTaacatttctggaaaaaaaaaccagacaaaCAGTGGTTTTCTCCAGAGTGGGCTGGAAGGAGACAGGGCATGATGGTCCCAGTTGGGCATTGCCTGGCAAGATCAGTGGTGGAACTGAACCTGGGATAAACATGTATCTCCATCAGCTCAGCTGCAGTGAGGAATCCTTACTAAACGTGGGGAGAGGAAGAGGCGAGGAGTGCTGACTCTGGGGACTGAGAGAGGAGTAGGTGAGTGTGCTCCCTGGGAATTCAGGGCTCTAGCTCAGGACAGGAACCTCTCCCTAACCAAAGCTGGGGAGCAAAGGATTTGGAGGAGCTCAGGAGCTTTTGGCTGTGGAGATTCCTGCTGGAAGTGCTGTCACTGGGGCATCTTCCCACATGCAGCCAAGGTTGTTTGGACAGGGCGTTGAAATTTGGTGCCTTCCCTGGGACACAGTAACCCAGCAGAGAAGAATACAATGAAAACCTGTCCATACTCCGTCATTGTGCCCCATCCACGGTGCCACCAGGTCTCTGTGTCATTTATGAGCTGCACTGTTAATTAACAGCACTAAACACGGCTAATTAACTGTGTGGTGGGGCTGCCTCTGTGCCAAGACACCTCCAAAGCTGCACTTGGTCCCTGTTGGATGTCCCACCCTGACCATCacctttctcctctctctccccagcATGGGTTGGCTCCCTGGCCATgggaatgatttttttctgctcccCCATCGTCAGCATCTTCACCGACCGGATCGGCTGCAGGACCACGGCGGCCATGGGAGCTACCATCGCCTTCATCgggctcctctccagctccttcacCAAGTAAGGCTGTGGAGGGCACACCCAGCTCCTTGGAgagctcctcttcctccctgttCCCTGCAATCCCTGCCaatgcactgctgctgcctctgggggCAAAGCAGGTGGTTCCCATCCACATGAGAGATGCCCTGGCATCCCTGCAGCCCACGTGTGCTCAGCCTGCTCCCCTCCAAATTGAACCTTGTGTCATCAGGTAAAAAGAGAGCAAATTTTACCCAAGCAAGGGACAGTATTTTCTGGGATTTCAGCACTCATTTGATCTTTAAAACAGCAGGAGAGGTTGGTGTGCCTCTCACAGGCAGCTCCAGAGAGGCACTCAAAGAGAAAACCATTCTCCTTTGCAACCATTTTCACATTTCCTGCTGAAAGTAAATTAATGCTTGAAATAATATTTGGTGGATTACAACTAAGAGGGAGTATCTGTGCAGGGCAGACAGGGAAGGGGAGGCAGACAGGCTTTGGAGCAGTTTGTGGTGTTCCTGCCCTGGCTCGTGTGTCTGCGGCAGCACAGGGCCACTGCTGCTCCTTGGTTTCCATGCCTGATTCCATGCCATGAATTTCTGCTGGCAGGCACTGGCCAGTGGCAGGTGTACCTTGTGTGTCTTTCCAGCCCAGAAATCAGGGTTGGCATTTGTGGGAGCAAAAAGAAGTCACCTCTGGGGTAATTTATGTGACACTTATTAAACACAGTCTCAGAGGCTCCATGGAGACACCTCCAAAGCAGCATTTGCTCCactttttctgaataaaaacaTTGCTTTGGGTTGGATTTCAGTTAAAATcaatattgttttaattaaaatgcttcAAGGAGTGggtttttaaagcaaatacaCACCAGTTTTCCAGAGGGTGACTTGCCCATGTGTGCTCCTCCTGATCACGAGACCCTTGTGCTTGTCCCAGCCTGTTTCACTGGATCCCTGAGTCCTCATCTGTGGGATCCCCCATCAtgctgggagtggggatcagTTCTGATCCCCAGGCAAGCCCCTCAAGACTGTGGCCAATTGCAGAAGGGGTTTTTGGGTTGCTAAAACCATTTTGGGCAGTGGCATTTGCAGCTTCCTCCTCAGGTGCCACCCTTTGTGTTTCCAAAGGTAATGGCAAAAGGTGCAGTGGGTCCTGGGGGGAGCTGTGCCCTGGCATGCAGATCACAGGAGCTTCCCATGTAATCCTGATTTCCTTCCAATCACCAGAGCTTGGACTTTTTTGCCCCCTCTTTTGTACAATGTttgtacaaagaaaaaaggtctCATGGGACCACACCACTGCCAGGGGCTTGTTGTGTTGGgcttcaaaaacaaataaaaaccaaacagtaCAGGCAGAGAGGAATATCATTTCCAGGAGAGCTACAGGACTGAAATCCCCATTTCCTGCCTCTCACTCTCAGACCACATTCCTCTGGCTGCCTTTTAAGGGAGAAAGGAGCCcctttgcagctggagcagagcgAGGGGAGCTGCGACGGCAGAGCGGGGCTGCAGGaagagcagggagctgtgggattTGGCAGAGCTCCATCCGGATGGTGAAGGCTGCTCCTGAAATTCGGGGCTTGtggctccagctctcccagaacAATggagaagctttttttttggtccctCCTGCCAAATGCCTCCACTGCAGTGTAGTGGAGTACTGGGGCAAAGGGACACAGCCTGGCTTTGGTGGGCTCAGACAGAGCTGGATCAAGGCTCACCCTCCCTTTATCTCCTAGTTTCTCTAAAATTGGTTTATTTTGTCCAAATGGAGGAGCAGCACTTCCCAGCACTGCACTGAGCTGCTCCAAAAACCCTCTGAGCACCAAGACTGTGTGGCAAGACCCCAGCGCCCAGCTCAGTGCCTCTTGTCTCAAAATATTTGGAATCCAAATGTGCTGAAAAGCAAAGCCCTGGGGAAGGCTGGATGGGGTCAATGTGAGGCTCTTCCTCTTTGCTGCCTTGCTCTGAGGTGTCTCCTGCACGCAACCAGCTCAAGCCACCAGACACCTTGTGTGTTCTCAAGAAAAGAGGAATCCCAGTTAAGGCTTTAGCTTCCCTCCAGTTTAAGGGGGTTGGTTTAGCATGAGGAATGGGAGATGATGgccagctcagcagggctgtctTCATATGCCCTCAGTgccctcccagccctcctcctcTGCACTAAGTGTTTTGTAGGGAGGATTGGGTCCCTTTTcatctgcttctccttcccctccacAATTTCTGGTCAGTTACTCCTGCACAGAGAAATCCCCCAAACTTCTGCCAGCAAGGATGAACCAGGGCTGTCCCTCTGAGAGCTGGAAACAAGAGGAAGCCGATGGAGGGCGACCTCCTTGTCCCAGGAGAAACAATTATCCATTGGCAGCCTCGCAGCCGAGGGGACAATGCCGCCCTTCCCACCGGACAGCCACTGGCTGATTCCCAGTAAGCAGGCTGGGAAATCCTGCCTCTTTAAGAAGCATGGCTGAAAGGAGCCCCTGCTCATGCAGGGGTGTCTGAGCATCACTGGGGAGCAGATGGGAACTGTGGCATTTGTCTCCACTTATCTGACACGTCAGCTCAGCCGCGGCACCAGGGCTGCTGTGACCAGGCCAGGGCTGGTGCGTGGGAGGTCGGGCACGGCCCACAAGGCCCAGCTGCTTGCCTGGCTCCCACAGAGGGGGCTTCTGATGTGGTTTTGTTCTGGAGTGGATGGAAATTGCCTTTCATGACAGTCATTTGTCTCGGCGCCATCAGGCACCGCAACCATGTTCTGCTTTCTGCTTGGCAGGCTGGAGGGATGAGCGTGTAATGGAAGGCATGATGTGCTTGTAAAGGTTTCCCAACTTCCAGCTGCTCTGGTAGATGTGGGCTCTGTCTCCTCACTTGCCTTTGGAGCAGCACTCTCAGTCTTGCTCCAAGGGTTGGAGTACAGACCCTGCTTGTACAGCACCCTGAGCTGCCCTAAGGTTTTCCTCGCACTTTCCTCCCAGGCAGTATCCTATGGCAGACCTTTGAAGCTGGATGTGTTGCAtgggaatggagaaaaaaattctttcatctGGAGAGAAACACAACAGGTTGTTTGTGCTGCCTAAATCCAGGCTCCTTTGTCAGCTGCCTCTGTTGGGAACATTGGGCTGGAAATTGGGAGGCAGCACCTTCCAGGGGCTTTTAGCACTCTCCATCTGCTTGGTAGAGCAGCCACTTCACTCCCTCTTCCAGTGCAGCCACCAATGTAAGGTACAAATAAGATCTATTAACTGTCTAATTAAAGCTCCCAGAGGAGCTTAAAGAAGAAGAACTTAATTAACCAGCCTGGAGCCTGGGCAGAAACACCACATTTCCTTCCTGCATGCCTAATAaccagcagggctggtgccttCTGCTTCCAAACACTGGGTGGAGAATGTTTTCAGTTAGTCCTTTCagtggaaaaattaaaaggaattcTAGCTAAAAATATCCCAACATCCCTACCTTAGAAAATCTTGTTTGCTGTAATTTAATAACCACTGAAGTAAAGTCAGCTTCCCAAGGAGGCCAGGTTGgctgctgccttctcctggTGGCAGAAAGCACTTCCCAGCTCCACTTCATTTTGCTGAAGATCTCATGTGCCAGCTGTAAGGTGGAGATTATCCTGGTTTTGGTGAGGGATAAGCTCCTCGAGGTCagactgtctgggcagcacccGTGGCACATGAGACCCGCACCTCTGCAGCACCGTGGGGGAGGAGGCCTCCTCACCTCTGCCTCACATCCCCACTCCCATGTGTGCTATTCCAGGTCCCTGGAAGTGCGTTATTTCACATATGGGATCCTCTTTGGCTGTGGCAGCTCCTTCGCCTTCCAGCCCTCGCTGGTCATCCTCGGTCACTACTTCAAGCGCCGCCTGGGCCTGGCCAACGGCATCGTGGCCGGGGGCAGCTGCCTCATCTCCGTGCCGCTCcccttcttcctgaagatggtCGGGGGTGCCATTGGGCTGGCACACACTTTCCAAGTACTCAGTGCCTTAATGCTCATCCAGATCTTCTTGTCCATGACCTACCGGCCCATCCTGACGCCTTCTTGTGACCCTCAGCACGACGGGCGCCACAAGCTGGGCAGCCGGAGCatgaggcagcagtgctgggcccAGACCCGCAAGTATTTCAACCTGAGGGTTTTCCGGAGAAAGACCTATCGGATTTGGGCCTTTGGGATCGCCACTGCTGTCCTGGGATACCTCGTACCTTACATGAACCTGGTAAGAgccacagctggggctggaaggggaGGGAGGTCCCTTTGCCCAGAGTGAGGAGGAGGTGGGAAGGTGGGGATGGGCAGTAAGGGCAGAGGCACCAAAAGTGCTGAAGCCAAGAAGCTGCTGCACATCCTGTAAACAGGAATTGTGATGGATGCGGTTTTGTGTGTCCTCTCtgtgccctctgtgccagggTAGGCCAGGGTCACTTCCCAACACTCCTAAGGACCAGCACCAGTGGCAGGAGAGGATGAgcctgctgggtttggggtgggtggAAGGTGCAGGTCAGTGTGTGTGGACACGAGGGTCACACAACCAGCCCAAATCCATGAGCCCTCTGCAGGAAATCTCATCCCTTTTGGGGAGATGAGAGGGATCAATGTACTGCAGCTTCATGTCCTTGTGTCCCTCCATCCATCCTAGGTCAAATACGTGGAGAAGCGATTTCAGGAAACCAAAAAGGACTGGATCCTCCTGGTTTGCCTCGGGGCCATGTCGGGGCTGGGGCGCTTGGTTTCAGGCCGCATTGGCGACTGCATTCCCGGGCTGAAGAAGATTTACCTGCAGGTACAGTGTGTCCAGCCCTCCGTAGGTGCTGGCCAGCCCCCAAGGGGCAGGGATGGTACCTCTATATTGGTGTCCTCACTCTGCTTAATAACTCTCAATCACAAAGTGTTTACCAACCACTGTCTGCTATAAGGGAAGAAAATTGACTACAGAAATGTGTAAGAGGAGTTACACGCTTGACCCCGGAGATCAGTGTCTGTTCAGCAATCAAACTCCATGGTAGCCACTCTTCCCAAACTACTGACACCCTTTAACCTTGTGGATTTTGAAGAACAAACTGCTGAAATCTAGCAGCTAATCCAGCAGTTAATCCTTCTTAACCCTTCTTAAAAGGTTATTCTTAAGGGCCTCTCTGAGACAGGAGCAGCGGCTGGATGGCTTTGCTGGGTCCAGGGGAGGGAACAGTGACACTGACCTGTTCAGCGTCATCTCCATGACTCTTCTTGCTGCCCATTTCCACTCTCATGCCCATGTCTGTTCCCCCAGGTTGCGTCCTTCATGCTGTTGGGCCTCCTGTGCATGATGATCCCGCAGTGCCAAGGCTTTGAGGGCGTCATTGTCATCTGCCTCTTCCTTGGCCTCTGTGACGGCTTCTTCACCACCATCATGGCCCCCATCGCCTTCGAGCTGGTGGGGCCCATGCAGGCGTCCCAGGCCATAGGGTACCTCATGGGGCTGATGGCCGTGCCCATGACCGCGGGCACGCCCATTGCAGGTTGGTAACGCCACGGGGCTGGGCCAGGACCCAGCGGCTGGGAGGGacatggtggtggtgctttCACCCATGGTGGTGTTTTGGGGTGAGACCAGAAGCGCTGGTTTGAGTTTTCTGGTTTCTCAGATCACGTGCAGGTTGAGGAATGGGGGTGGCATCACTCCATGGTATGTCCTGTGGTATCTCAGGGCTTTTTTCAAGGCTGTTGAAAGGTGATCATTGGGGAAACAGTGAGCCAAGGTCACATTAAGTGATTTATATTTGCAGCTGAGCTAAAAATTGGCAGGTAATAATTTTCTAGAAGTCTTTTTAGATGGAATTGATAGAGATGGAGACACCTGAGCCTCTACAAGACCTGGGTCTGTGTTCCAGCACAGCAATATCCCCAACGTCCTTAAGAGCGAGGGCTTTGCCAGAGCTGCCCCTGAGCAGCAGGACCTCTGCATCAGCAGCACTAAGCCAAAGCTGGATAAGCAGCTCCGATCTCTGCTTCCAGCAGCAAAGTTCACTTCAACGCCCTCGGGACGGAGCATGGGGATCACAGACCTCTCACTGGGAGGGTGCTGCACCAGGACCGCCAGAGTGGGGCTTGCTGGGTGAAACAGCCCTTTGCATCAGCATAATCCCCAGGGAAGCATCCACACTCAGAGGGATTTTCCAGCGCTGATCAATGGCCATGTGTTGCTCTCCAAGAATGCCTGGCCATGTTGGAACTTGTCAGACAAGGTTGTAGAACCTTGTGGGGTTTTAAAGGCTTGGCTATTGTTTGTAACTGGCAGCGTGTATTTCACAGCTGTAGATAAAACATCCAAAGGGCGGGGCTTCCAAATGGAGACAAGCAGTAaaggagcagcccctgcccactTTCCCCATTGCCTCCTGGCTGGCAAGCCTCTGGGAAGAGGTGTTGGGTTTAACACCTCTCAGCTTGCATTTGGGATTGTCTGGGATGTGGACAGTTGTGTCCTGTTCTGGAGAAACAGGAGGGATGTTTGAATCTTTCCTTCTCCATTCCCTTGGTACACAGTGTTGGCTGCACATATCCTTTAATCCAGGAcgtaaaaaaatccaagaaatgcaagattattttaaaaacccaaatctcCCCAGATCTGGCGGGTGACGCAAGCTGCACTTGAAGGAGGGAACAAGCAAGTCATTAGACTAACGAGCTCATTAGACTGACGAGGCTCTAACGTCATCACCTCTCTTCTCTTCCAGGATACCTCAATGATTATTTTGGGAATTACGACGCGGCCTTTTACTTTGCCGGCGTGCCGCCCATCATCGGCGGCCTGGTGCTCTCCGTGGTGCCGCTGGTCCACCAGAGGATGCTGAAGAAGCAGCGCCTGGATTCGGGCAAAGACAAGATGCTGGTGTCGGAGGCGGTGGTGAAcggggagctgctgccgggcTGCCCAGCCTCCGAAGCACACATGTAACGCCGCTCCCGGTTCTCCCGGGATACCAGCAGCCTCTccgcagccccagcacaggcccTTTCCCAGACGGACCAAAATTCCCAGTGATTGCAGATGCACTATGTTTGTAAAGGAGAAAACACAAGTATTTCTTCTAGTTAAAGGCTTTTAACTAGcagaaatgctcttttttttttttttttttgggacaGTTTTGATTTCAAagccacctttttttttcccgcCCCCCCAACCAGTTTTTTAAGGAGAACTCTCACCAGGATTCAAACTTGATCgagctcctgctcctctcccggGTTTCTATACATCACGACAGAGGTTTACAGCTAATAAATGCCTTTTCCAAGCAGGCCACGGATGGAACTTGTTGAACCTTGCAGCtgtccatcctcctcctcctccagtgtCACTCGGGTGTCACATCCAAGTGAGACAGCCTCTTCCCCGTCCAGCACCTGGGGCTGTTCTGGAGCCAGAGATCCGAAGGAGGAAACGCTGCTTTAGTCTGATGCACAAACCAAATAAATGTCAGCGAGTCCCGCTTTCAtcttcctctttcctcctttcccgCTGCTCTCCCACacccccagggagctgcagctgggatgACAGGGAGCTCAGCTGGCTCCAGCCATCGGAGTCACACGGGAGCACACCCTTCCTGCAAAATATGCCTTAAAAACGCGTGGATGAGACCAGCAGGTCCCTTGGCCGCTTTCCACCTCCGTTTTCCCACCCGGCAACTAAGGATTGGGCTTTTGAGCTGCAaaaggcaggggcagctccttgcACAGCCCACAGTGCCCGGCTCTGTGAGGCCAAATCCATGGGATTGCCACCAAAATGGGCACTTTGGTGGCTTTGAGGCACACAGGGTTGGGACAGAGACTCTGTGTCATGGATCAGCTCCGTGCTGGGAGGTGGCttccctgctgggctcag from Taeniopygia guttata chromosome 4A, bTaeGut7.mat, whole genome shotgun sequence includes:
- the SLC16A2 gene encoding monocarboxylate transporter 8 isoform X1, which codes for MWDRLRGSRAAGGGRSAAAMAQRDEKVPAAAAGESEPGAGAGAGAGAGAGAGAGAAAEQGQSGVAAPFQPPEGGFGWVVVFAAAWCNGSIFGIHNSFGILYMMLQSDLGEEKKDPALEFKTAWVGSLAMGMIFFCSPIVSIFTDRIGCRTTAAMGATIAFIGLLSSSFTKSLEVRYFTYGILFGCGSSFAFQPSLVILGHYFKRRLGLANGIVAGGSCLISVPLPFFLKMVGGAIGLAHTFQVLSALMLIQIFLSMTYRPILTPSCDPQHDGRHKLGSRSMRQQCWAQTRKYFNLRVFRRKTYRIWAFGIATAVLGYLVPYMNLVKYVEKRFQETKKDWILLVCLGAMSGLGRLVSGRIGDCIPGLKKIYLQVASFMLLGLLCMMIPQCQGFEGVIVICLFLGLCDGFFTTIMAPIAFELVGPMQASQAIGYLMGLMAVPMTAGTPIAGYLNDYFGNYDAAFYFAGVPPIIGGLVLSVVPLVHQRMLKKQRLDSGKDKMLVSEAVVNGELLPGCPASEAHM
- the SLC16A2 gene encoding monocarboxylate transporter 8 isoform X2; the encoded protein is MMLQSDLGEEKKDPALEFKTAWVGSLAMGMIFFCSPIVSIFTDRIGCRTTAAMGATIAFIGLLSSSFTKSLEVRYFTYGILFGCGSSFAFQPSLVILGHYFKRRLGLANGIVAGGSCLISVPLPFFLKMVGGAIGLAHTFQVLSALMLIQIFLSMTYRPILTPSCDPQHDGRHKLGSRSMRQQCWAQTRKYFNLRVFRRKTYRIWAFGIATAVLGYLVPYMNLVKYVEKRFQETKKDWILLVCLGAMSGLGRLVSGRIGDCIPGLKKIYLQVASFMLLGLLCMMIPQCQGFEGVIVICLFLGLCDGFFTTIMAPIAFELVGPMQASQAIGYLMGLMAVPMTAGTPIAGYLNDYFGNYDAAFYFAGVPPIIGGLVLSVVPLVHQRMLKKQRLDSGKDKMLVSEAVVNGELLPGCPASEAHM